A single genomic interval of Acidovorax sp. 1608163 harbors:
- the ubiD gene encoding 4-hydroxy-3-polyprenylbenzoate decarboxylase yields the protein MAYQDLRDFMAQLEATGELRRVAEPVSPHLEITALSDRVLRAGGPALLFTQPTGHRMPVLTNLFGTPERVARAMGVPDLRGVRALGELLATLKEPEAPKGFKDMLGMGQLLKTLWNMAPHTVGRNAPCQQEVWEGPDVDLARLPVQHCWPDDVAPLITWGLTITRGPRKARQNLGIYRQQVLSRNQIIVRWLAHRGGALDFADHCAQHPGQPYPVAVALGADPATLLGAVTPVPDGLSEYQFAGLLRGARTEVTAALGVPLQVPATAEIVLEGHIRPDANHASGWQHALEGPYGDHTGYYNECAEFPVLTVDRITLRRGPIYHSTYTGKPPDEPAVLGLAMNELFIPLLQKQFPEIVDFYLPPEGCSYRMAVVSIRKAYAGHARRVMMGVWSHLRQFMYTKFIVVVDDDVDVRDWKEVIWAITTRMDPARDTMMVEHTPIDYLDFASPVSGLGSKMGMDATNKWPGETQREWGRPMHMTPEVSARAEALMRGLGL from the coding sequence ATGGCCTACCAAGACCTGCGCGACTTCATGGCCCAGCTCGAAGCCACAGGCGAGCTGCGCCGCGTGGCGGAGCCCGTGTCGCCCCACCTGGAGATAACCGCGCTGAGCGACCGCGTGCTGCGCGCGGGCGGCCCGGCGCTGCTGTTCACCCAGCCCACAGGCCACCGCATGCCCGTGCTGACCAACCTGTTTGGCACACCCGAGCGCGTGGCCCGCGCCATGGGCGTGCCCGACCTGCGCGGCGTGCGCGCCCTGGGTGAGCTGCTCGCCACGCTCAAAGAACCCGAAGCCCCCAAAGGCTTCAAAGACATGCTGGGCATGGGCCAGCTGCTCAAGACCCTGTGGAACATGGCGCCGCACACCGTGGGCCGCAACGCCCCTTGCCAGCAAGAGGTGTGGGAAGGGCCCGATGTAGACCTGGCGCGCCTGCCCGTGCAGCACTGCTGGCCCGACGATGTGGCCCCGCTCATCACCTGGGGGCTGACCATCACGCGCGGCCCGCGCAAGGCCCGGCAAAACTTGGGCATCTACCGCCAGCAGGTGCTCTCGCGCAACCAGATCATCGTGCGCTGGCTGGCCCACCGGGGCGGCGCGCTGGACTTTGCCGACCACTGCGCCCAGCACCCTGGCCAGCCCTACCCCGTGGCCGTGGCGCTGGGGGCCGACCCGGCCACACTGCTGGGCGCCGTGACGCCCGTGCCCGATGGGTTGAGCGAATACCAGTTCGCTGGCCTGCTGCGCGGTGCGCGCACCGAAGTGACTGCTGCTTTAGGCGTGCCGCTGCAAGTGCCCGCCACCGCCGAGATCGTGCTCGAAGGCCACATCCGGCCCGACGCCAACCATGCGAGCGGCTGGCAGCACGCGCTGGAAGGCCCCTACGGCGACCACACCGGCTACTACAACGAATGCGCCGAATTCCCCGTGCTCACCGTGGACCGCATCACCCTGCGCCGGGGCCCGATCTACCACAGCACCTACACCGGCAAGCCGCCCGACGAGCCCGCCGTGCTGGGCCTGGCAATGAACGAGCTGTTCATCCCCCTGCTGCAAAAGCAGTTCCCCGAAATCGTGGACTTCTACCTGCCGCCCGAAGGCTGCAGCTACCGCATGGCGGTAGTCAGCATCCGCAAGGCCTACGCAGGCCACGCACGGCGCGTGATGATGGGCGTGTGGAGCCACCTGCGCCAGTTCATGTACACCAAGTTCATCGTGGTGGTGGACGACGACGTGGACGTGCGCGATTGGAAGGAAGTGATCTGGGCCATCACCACCCGCATGGACCCGGCGCGCGACACCATGATGGTGGAGCACACGCCCATAGACTACCTGGACTTCGCCTCGCCCGTGAGCGGCCTGGGCAGCAAGATGGGCATGGACGCCACCAACAAATGGCCCGGCGAGACGCAGCGCGAGTGGGGTAGGCCGATGCACATGACACCGGAAGTGAGCGCGCGGGCTGAGGCGCTGATGCGGGGGCTGGGGCTGTAG
- a CDS encoding UbiX family flavin prenyltransferase produces MADAEAAPCSTVARIVVGISGASGATYGVRLLQALHGQPGIEAHAVVSDAGWRTLQHECGVDSPAALQALAPGHQLHDVRNVGALLASGSFRSHAMVVAPCSMRTLAAIAHGLSDNLLTRAADVVLKERRKLVLMVRETPLHLVHLRNMLTVTEMGAICCPPLPAFYQHPRSVQDIVDASVARVLDLIDVPHTLATRWAGLPAPLATAS; encoded by the coding sequence ATGGCTGATGCCGAAGCCGCCCCCTGCAGCACCGTGGCTCGCATCGTCGTCGGCATCTCGGGCGCCAGCGGTGCCACCTACGGCGTGCGGCTGCTGCAGGCCCTGCACGGCCAGCCCGGCATCGAAGCGCATGCGGTGGTGTCAGACGCAGGCTGGCGCACGCTGCAGCATGAATGCGGTGTGGACAGCCCCGCCGCGCTGCAGGCCCTGGCCCCCGGCCACCAGCTGCACGATGTGCGCAACGTGGGCGCCCTACTTGCCAGCGGGTCCTTTCGCAGCCACGCCATGGTGGTAGCGCCCTGCTCCATGCGCACCCTGGCCGCCATTGCCCACGGCCTGAGCGACAACCTGCTCACCCGCGCGGCCGACGTGGTGCTCAAAGAGCGCCGCAAACTGGTGCTGATGGTGCGCGAAACCCCGCTGCACCTGGTGCACCTGCGCAACATGCTCACCGTGACGGAGATGGGCGCCATCTGCTGCCCGCCCCTGCCCGCCTTCTACCAGCACCCGCGCAGCGTGCAAGACATCGTGGACGCCAGCGTGGCCCGGGTGCTCGACCTCATCGACGTGCCCCACACCCTGGCCACACGCTGGGCCGGGCTGCCCGCCCCACTGGCCACCGCCTCTTAA
- a CDS encoding putative zinc-binding protein codes for MNTEPGDLRPPNPPTHASPHANAPLPLVYSCSGCSSAAQLANHVALRLDRCGAAEMSCIAGVGGDVPHLMKTVRSGRPIIALDGCPLVCVKSTLARHGIDPGRHYQLQQYGVKKRAHEDFDPAQAALVLERVLDDLHYEPLAGAPHHPQPRPETAHG; via the coding sequence ATGAACACCGAACCCGGCGACCTGCGCCCGCCCAATCCCCCCACCCACGCAAGCCCCCACGCCAACGCCCCCCTGCCGCTCGTGTATTCGTGCTCGGGTTGCTCCAGCGCAGCGCAGCTGGCCAACCACGTTGCCCTGCGGCTGGACCGCTGCGGTGCGGCCGAGATGTCGTGCATTGCGGGCGTGGGCGGCGATGTGCCCCACCTCATGAAAACCGTGCGCTCGGGCCGCCCCATCATTGCGCTCGATGGCTGCCCGCTGGTGTGCGTCAAAAGCACCCTGGCCCGCCACGGCATTGACCCCGGACGCCACTACCAGCTGCAGCAGTACGGCGTCAAAAAGCGCGCCCATGAAGACTTCGACCCCGCCCAGGCCGCCCTGGTGCTGGAGCGCGTGCTGGACGACCTGCACTACGAGCCGCTGGCGGGCGCGCCCCACCACCCACAGCCCCGCCCAGAGACCGCCCATGGCTGA
- a CDS encoding SCP2 domain-containing protein, translating to MYPPAHPTTHPSAKHHTARPRQLPAPVGAVLSRLPAYPGSVLLVTALNLALARHLPADVLALLLHRKLRIEVRDARVAFDFAWNGQRFAPCSPARPGGAAEAAGAPSASQATNAPTTPNAPDLTISASAHDFVLLAQRQQDPDTLFFSRRLSMQGDTELGLVVKNALDALELPVLDPAQWAPRAVLARLFPKP from the coding sequence ATGTACCCGCCCGCACACCCCACAACGCACCCGTCCGCCAAGCACCACACCGCCCGCCCCCGGCAACTGCCCGCGCCCGTGGGCGCCGTGCTCTCGCGCCTGCCGGCCTACCCCGGCTCGGTGCTGCTCGTCACCGCGCTGAACCTGGCGCTGGCCCGCCACCTGCCCGCCGACGTGCTGGCCCTGCTGCTGCACCGCAAGCTGCGCATTGAGGTGCGCGATGCCCGCGTGGCCTTTGACTTTGCCTGGAACGGCCAGCGCTTTGCCCCCTGCAGCCCCGCCCGCCCCGGCGGCGCGGCCGAAGCGGCCGGAGCCCCCAGTGCGTCCCAAGCGACCAACGCACCCACTACACCCAACGCGCCCGACCTCACCATCAGCGCCAGCGCGCACGACTTTGTGCTGCTGGCCCAGCGCCAGCAAGACCCGGACACACTGTTCTTCAGCCGCCGCCTGTCCATGCAGGGCGACACCGAGCTGGGCCTGGTGGTGAAGAACGCGCTCGACGCCCTGGAGCTGCCCGTGCTCGACCCCGCGCAATGGGCCCCGCGCGCCGTGCTGGCGCGCCTGTTCCCCAAGCCCTGA
- a CDS encoding U32 family peptidase: protein MKITLGPLQYYWPRNTVFAFYETMADTAVDEVYLGETVCSRRHELRLSDWLGLARHLQGKGKRVVMSSQVLLESGSDVAWLHKLAANGEFTVEANDMGAVHCLAGKQPFVAGPHLNLYNPQAVQWMAQLGASRWVMPLEMRHQDLAVVQAARPAGLQTEVFAYGRLPLAYSARCFTARHYNQPKDDCRFSCMEHPEGLPLRTREKEGFLVLNGTQTQSARVYNLIEELPQMQALGVDLVRLSPQPQHMEQVIALFDEVRRQPANAAHAQNRILALMPDWPCNGFWHGRPGLEQGRSDLHQAQHTAQRSAA, encoded by the coding sequence ATGAAAATCACCCTGGGCCCCCTGCAGTACTACTGGCCGCGCAACACCGTCTTTGCGTTCTACGAAACCATGGCCGACACGGCCGTGGACGAGGTCTACCTGGGCGAGACCGTGTGCTCGCGCCGCCACGAACTGCGCCTGTCCGACTGGCTCGGGCTGGCCCGCCACCTGCAGGGCAAGGGCAAGCGGGTCGTCATGTCCAGCCAGGTGCTGCTCGAATCGGGCTCGGACGTGGCCTGGCTGCACAAGCTGGCGGCCAACGGCGAATTCACCGTCGAGGCCAACGACATGGGCGCCGTGCACTGCCTGGCGGGCAAGCAGCCCTTTGTGGCCGGGCCGCACCTGAACCTCTACAACCCCCAGGCCGTGCAATGGATGGCCCAGCTCGGCGCCAGCCGCTGGGTGATGCCGCTGGAGATGCGCCACCAGGACCTGGCCGTGGTGCAGGCCGCACGCCCCGCAGGCCTGCAGACCGAGGTCTTCGCCTACGGGCGGCTGCCGCTGGCGTACTCGGCCCGCTGCTTCACGGCGCGGCACTACAACCAGCCCAAGGACGACTGCCGCTTCAGCTGCATGGAACACCCCGAAGGCCTGCCCCTGCGCACGCGCGAGAAAGAAGGCTTCCTCGTGCTCAACGGCACACAAACACAGTCAGCCCGCGTCTACAACCTCATCGAAGAACTGCCACAGATGCAAGCACTGGGCGTGGACCTGGTGCGCCTGAGCCCCCAGCCCCAGCACATGGAACAGGTGATTGCCCTGTTTGACGAAGTGCGCCGCCAACCCGCCAACGCCGCGCACGCCCAAAACCGCATCCTGGCGCTGATGCCCGACTGGCCATGCAACGGCTTCTGGCACGGCCGCCCCGGGCTGGAGCAAGGCCGCAGCGACCTGCACCAGGCACAGCACACCGCCCAACGCTCGGCCGCCTGA
- a CDS encoding peptidase U32 family protein: protein MEPLTPAAATSAAPASVAPELVCPAGSLPALKAAVDHGANCVYLGLRDATNARNFAGLNFDEAAIANGIAYAHQRGCKVFMALNTYPQASNPGPWRSAVDKAVDMGLDAVILADPGLMQYAAQHHPQLRLHLSVQGSATNFEAINFYREQFGVVRAVLPRVLSMEQVRQVIERTPVEIEVFGFGSLCVMVEGRCALSSYVTGESPNTHGVCSPPKAVRWQETPQGLESRLNGVLIDRYAPGENAGYPTLCKGRFDVADEENYYAIEEPTSLNTLELLPQLVKIGVRAIKIEGRQRSPAYVTDVTRVWREAIDHCMAQPHRYAPKTHWMAQLDQVAEGQQHTLGAYHRPWK from the coding sequence ATGGAACCCTTGACCCCCGCTGCAGCCACCTCCGCAGCCCCTGCCTCCGTTGCCCCCGAACTCGTCTGCCCCGCAGGCAGCCTGCCCGCGCTCAAAGCCGCCGTAGACCACGGCGCCAACTGCGTCTACCTGGGCCTGCGCGACGCCACCAACGCCCGCAACTTTGCGGGGCTGAACTTCGACGAAGCCGCCATTGCCAACGGCATCGCCTACGCCCACCAGCGCGGCTGCAAGGTGTTCATGGCGCTCAACACCTACCCGCAGGCCTCCAACCCCGGCCCCTGGCGCAGCGCGGTGGACAAGGCCGTGGACATGGGGCTGGACGCCGTCATCCTGGCCGACCCCGGCCTCATGCAGTACGCCGCCCAGCACCACCCACAGCTGCGGCTGCACCTGTCGGTACAGGGCTCGGCCACCAACTTCGAGGCCATCAACTTCTACCGTGAGCAGTTTGGCGTGGTGCGCGCCGTGCTGCCGCGCGTGCTGTCGATGGAGCAGGTGCGCCAGGTGATCGAGCGCACGCCCGTCGAGATCGAAGTCTTCGGCTTCGGCAGCCTGTGCGTGATGGTGGAGGGCCGCTGCGCCCTGTCGTCGTACGTGACGGGCGAATCGCCCAACACCCACGGCGTGTGCTCGCCGCCCAAAGCCGTGCGCTGGCAAGAAACCCCGCAGGGCCTGGAGTCGCGCCTGAACGGCGTGCTGATTGACCGCTACGCCCCCGGCGAGAACGCGGGCTACCCCACGCTGTGCAAGGGCCGCTTTGACGTGGCCGATGAAGAAAACTACTACGCCATCGAAGAGCCCACCAGCCTGAACACGCTGGAGCTGCTGCCCCAGCTGGTCAAGATCGGCGTGCGCGCCATCAAGATCGAAGGCCGCCAGCGCAGCCCCGCTTACGTGACCGACGTGACGCGGGTGTGGCGCGAGGCCATCGACCACTGCATGGCCCAGCCCCACCGCTACGCCCCCAAAACCCACTGGATGGCCCAGCTGGACCAGGTGGCCGAGGGCCAGCAACACACGCTGGGCGCCTACCACCGCCCCTGGAAATAA
- a CDS encoding alpha/beta hydrolase, with the protein MPQHCSPSTLSPFTAADGENLALHEWPVAANTPLRGLVVLVHGLGEHAGRYGALAEQLNAWGFAVRGYDHYGHGASAGPRGGLSSDTRLLDDLADMVECTRARLPPGLPLVLLGHSMGGLVAARLVSLNLCPVDALVLSSPALDAGLGTVQKLLVSTLPRIAPNLRVGNGLDAHYLSHDAQVVADYRADPQCHDRISARLARFIADAGPATVATAPSWAVPTLLMWAGADRLVNPAGSRAFAQAAPPAVVQSHCFEGAFHELFNETPEYATPVLQMLQDWLLARFGVKY; encoded by the coding sequence ATGCCCCAGCACTGTTCACCCTCCACCCTCAGCCCCTTCACTGCTGCCGATGGGGAAAACCTCGCCTTGCACGAATGGCCCGTGGCCGCCAACACACCGCTGCGTGGCCTGGTGGTGCTGGTGCATGGCCTGGGCGAACATGCGGGCCGCTACGGCGCGCTGGCCGAGCAGCTCAACGCCTGGGGCTTTGCCGTGCGCGGCTACGACCACTACGGCCACGGCGCGTCGGCCGGGCCGCGCGGTGGCCTGAGCAGCGACACACGCCTGCTGGACGACCTGGCCGACATGGTCGAATGCACCCGCGCCCGCCTGCCGCCCGGCCTGCCGCTGGTGCTGCTGGGCCACAGCATGGGCGGCCTGGTGGCCGCGCGGCTGGTATCGCTCAACCTGTGCCCGGTGGATGCGCTGGTGCTGTCGTCCCCCGCGCTCGATGCAGGCCTGGGCACGGTGCAAAAGCTGCTGGTGTCCACCCTGCCCCGCATCGCCCCCAACCTGCGCGTGGGCAACGGGCTGGACGCCCACTACCTCTCGCACGACGCGCAGGTGGTGGCCGACTACCGGGCCGACCCCCAGTGCCATGACCGCATCAGCGCCCGCCTGGCCCGCTTCATAGCCGACGCAGGCCCCGCCACTGTGGCCACCGCCCCCTCCTGGGCCGTGCCCACCCTGTTGATGTGGGCGGGGGCCGACCGGCTGGTCAACCCCGCAGGCAGCCGCGCCTTTGCGCAGGCAGCGCCGCCAGCCGTGGTGCAGTCGCACTGCTTTGAGGGCGCCTTCCACGAGCTGTTCAACGAAACCCCCGAGTACGCCACGCCCGTGCTGCAGATGCTGCAGGACTGGCTGCTGGCGCGCTTTGGCGTGAAATACTGA
- a CDS encoding M20 family metallopeptidase, whose protein sequence is MNARVPTQALEPTLALERVSQAWDSDIVGQLTDYIAIPAKSPMFAADWAEQGLLDTVVRNAAAWVEAQKVAGLRLEVVRLPGRTPVLFFEIEATQAHAPQTVLMYGHLDKQPEFSGWRNDLGPWTPKYEDGKLYGRGGADDGYAVYASIAAVQELKRQNVPHPRIVGLIETCEESGSRDLMPYIDALRSRLGDVGLVICLDSGAGNYDQLWLTTSLRGMASGTLKVEILTEGIHSGDASGLVPSSFRIMRQVLDRLEDSATGRLLPQSFHCEVPAERLAQAQATAAILGEEVYRRFPWAYYDCGGSTTFALPTTTDPLQALIKRTWEPTLSVTGAEGFPALQDAGNVLRPYTAFKLSLRLPPLVDAAQAVQELKTLLEDNAPYQAKVTFQSLSGATGWNAPATTPWFEQALNEASQAHFGAPCGYIGQGGTIPLMNMLSEGFPTAQMMVCGVLGPKSNAHGPNEFLHVPYAKRLTASVAHVIATMAQAQVATSATAAP, encoded by the coding sequence ATGAACGCCCGTGTCCCCACCCAAGCCCTTGAACCCACCCTGGCACTGGAGCGGGTGAGCCAGGCGTGGGACAGCGACATCGTGGGCCAGCTCACCGACTACATCGCCATCCCCGCCAAGTCGCCCATGTTTGCAGCCGACTGGGCCGAGCAAGGGCTGCTCGACACCGTGGTGCGCAACGCCGCTGCCTGGGTCGAAGCGCAAAAAGTGGCGGGCCTGCGCCTGGAAGTGGTGCGCCTGCCCGGCCGCACCCCCGTGCTGTTCTTTGAGATCGAAGCCACCCAGGCCCACGCCCCGCAAACGGTGCTGATGTACGGCCACCTGGACAAACAACCCGAATTCAGCGGCTGGCGCAACGACCTGGGGCCCTGGACGCCCAAGTACGAGGACGGCAAGCTCTACGGCCGGGGCGGCGCAGACGACGGCTACGCCGTGTACGCCAGCATCGCCGCCGTGCAAGAACTCAAGCGCCAGAACGTGCCCCACCCCCGCATCGTGGGCCTGATCGAGACCTGCGAAGAAAGTGGCTCGCGCGACCTGATGCCCTACATCGACGCCCTGCGCTCCCGCCTGGGCGATGTGGGCCTGGTGATCTGCCTGGACAGCGGCGCAGGCAACTACGACCAGCTGTGGCTCACCACCAGCCTGCGCGGCATGGCCAGCGGCACGCTCAAGGTCGAAATCCTCACCGAAGGCATCCACTCGGGCGACGCCTCGGGCCTGGTGCCTTCGTCCTTTCGCATCATGCGCCAGGTGCTCGACCGCCTGGAAGACAGCGCCACCGGCCGCCTGCTGCCCCAGAGCTTTCACTGCGAAGTGCCCGCCGAGCGGCTGGCCCAGGCGCAAGCCACCGCCGCCATCCTGGGCGAAGAGGTGTACCGGCGCTTTCCGTGGGCGTACTACGACTGCGGCGGCTCTACCACCTTTGCGCTGCCCACCACCACCGACCCGCTGCAGGCGCTGATCAAGCGAACCTGGGAGCCCACGCTCTCCGTGACCGGCGCCGAGGGCTTTCCGGCCCTGCAAGACGCGGGCAACGTGCTGCGCCCCTACACCGCCTTCAAGCTCAGCCTGCGCCTGCCCCCGCTGGTGGATGCGGCCCAGGCGGTGCAAGAGCTCAAAACCCTGCTCGAAGACAATGCGCCCTACCAGGCCAAGGTCACCTTCCAGAGCCTGAGCGGCGCCACGGGCTGGAACGCCCCGGCCACCACGCCCTGGTTCGAGCAGGCGCTCAACGAAGCCTCGCAGGCGCACTTTGGCGCGCCCTGCGGCTACATCGGCCAGGGCGGCACCATTCCGCTGATGAACATGCTCAGCGAAGGCTTTCCCACCGCGCAGATGATGGTGTGCGGCGTGCTCGGCCCCAAGAGCAACGCGCACGGCCCCAACGAGTTTTTGCATGTGCCCTACGCCAAGCGCCTCACGGCCTCGGTGGCGCATGTGATTGCCACGATGGCGCAGGCCCAGGTGGCCACCAGCGCAACCGCAGCCCCCTGA
- a CDS encoding diguanylate cyclase: protein MLLAAADVPTMLVMIILSSLVTAGGMAVVGWGRQDDGVRLWALGLLLNAVTHLLFALRGRIPDLLSVVVGNAVLVGVYLSMLAAVLQFQGRALPRRLTLALPLLMAGCMALLLGSYSARVVVAGLLLCALNLWLLGSLLVRWRTVGGRGAWLVVGALGFQTLVLLLRVALVGVSPLAGSELLQSSAVQTMTFMTTFAVVLVASMGFVFMARDRADAGNRRMAAVDSLTGVANRRAVIAALDRDVARSIRTREPIAAMMVDIDHFKAVNDRYGHPVGDQVLCSVVNVLRERVRSQDLVGRYGGEEFLVVLPDTTIKGAYLLALQLCEAVEASSFIHEGHEIPITVSIGVFGGTLQPGDHWDMLISAADRALYEAKNRGRNRVEVGEVLRRPASQAAAASGPETQPGLF from the coding sequence ATGCTCCTTGCCGCCGCCGACGTTCCCACGATGCTGGTGATGATCATCCTGTCATCCCTCGTCACCGCCGGGGGCATGGCCGTGGTGGGCTGGGGGCGCCAGGACGACGGCGTGCGGCTGTGGGCGCTGGGGCTGCTGCTCAATGCGGTCACCCACCTGCTGTTTGCCCTGCGCGGCCGCATTCCTGACCTGCTGTCGGTGGTGGTCGGCAACGCTGTGCTGGTGGGCGTGTACCTGTCCATGCTGGCTGCGGTGCTGCAGTTCCAGGGGCGTGCACTGCCGCGCCGGCTGACACTCGCCTTGCCTTTGCTGATGGCGGGCTGCATGGCCCTGTTGCTGGGCAGCTACTCGGCCCGCGTGGTGGTGGCAGGGCTGCTGCTGTGCGCGCTGAACCTGTGGCTGCTGGGCAGCCTGCTGGTGCGCTGGCGTACCGTGGGGGGGCGCGGCGCCTGGCTGGTGGTGGGGGCCCTGGGCTTTCAAACCCTGGTGTTGCTGCTGCGCGTGGCCCTGGTGGGCGTGAGCCCGCTGGCGGGCAGCGAGCTGCTGCAGTCCAGCGCAGTGCAAACCATGACGTTCATGACCACCTTTGCCGTGGTGCTGGTGGCCTCGATGGGCTTTGTCTTCATGGCGCGCGACCGGGCCGATGCAGGCAACCGGCGCATGGCAGCGGTGGACTCGCTCACCGGTGTGGCCAACCGGCGTGCCGTGATTGCGGCGCTGGACCGCGACGTGGCCCGCTCCATCCGCACCCGCGAGCCCATCGCCGCGATGATGGTGGACATTGACCACTTCAAGGCCGTGAACGACCGCTACGGCCACCCCGTGGGCGACCAGGTGCTGTGCAGCGTGGTCAACGTGCTGCGCGAGCGGGTGCGCTCGCAAGACCTGGTGGGCCGCTACGGCGGCGAAGAGTTCCTGGTGGTGCTGCCCGACACCACCATCAAGGGCGCCTACCTGCTGGCCTTGCAGCTGTGCGAGGCGGTCGAGGCCTCCAGCTTCATCCACGAGGGCCACGAAATCCCGATCACGGTGAGCATTGGCGTCTTTGGCGGCACGCTGCAGCCTGGCGACCATTGGGACATGCTGATCTCTGCCGCAGATCGCGCCCTGTACGAAGCCAAAAACCGTGGGCGCAACCGCGTGGAGGTGGGCGAGGTGCTGCGCCGCCCCGCATCGCAGGCGGCCGCAGCCTCGGGCCCCGAGACACAGCCCGGGCTTTTTTAA
- a CDS encoding NAD(P)H-dependent oxidoreductase — MSRQVLVVLGHPCSDSLCAGLATAYADAARAAGAQVRVLRLGSLAFDPLLHAGYRQVQTLEPDLVAAQQDILWAQHLVWVYPIWWGAMPALLKGFIDRVFLPGFAFKYREGSSLWDKLLAGRTAELLVTMDSPPWYFRWVTRMPGHQQMKRAILEYSGIRPVRVHSFGPVRSASPTRIAQWLEKAGQLGSRQS; from the coding sequence ATGTCTCGCCAAGTGTTGGTGGTGCTTGGGCACCCTTGTTCTGACAGCCTGTGCGCGGGTTTGGCCACGGCCTATGCCGACGCCGCCCGTGCCGCCGGGGCCCAGGTGCGTGTGCTGCGGCTGGGCTCGCTGGCGTTTGACCCGCTGCTGCATGCGGGCTACCGCCAGGTGCAAACGCTGGAGCCAGATCTGGTGGCGGCGCAGCAGGACATCCTCTGGGCCCAGCATCTGGTGTGGGTGTACCCCATCTGGTGGGGCGCCATGCCTGCGCTGCTCAAGGGCTTCATCGACCGGGTGTTTTTGCCCGGCTTTGCCTTCAAGTACCGCGAGGGATCGTCCCTGTGGGACAAGCTGCTGGCCGGGCGCACCGCCGAGCTGTTGGTCACCATGGATTCGCCGCCCTGGTACTTCCGCTGGGTGACCCGCATGCCGGGCCACCAGCAGATGAAGCGGGCCATCCTCGAGTACAGCGGCATCCGGCCGGTGCGGGTGCACAGCTTTGGCCCGGTGCGCAGCGCCAGCCCCACGCGCATCGCCCAGTGGCTGGAGAAGGCGGGGCAGCTGGGCTCGCGCCAGTCTTGA
- the metW gene encoding methionine biosynthesis protein MetW: MSEQSTLEALARLVPAGSRVLDLGCGNGAMLSYLQRERGCTGYGVEIDDANVLACVQRGVDVIQLNLDEGLAMFGDNSFDVVLQIDTLQHLRNAEVMLRETARVGRTGVVAFPNFAHWPNRLSILQGRMPVTRRLPYQWYDTPNIRVGTYKDFEVLAHKNRLRILDSFGLQDGQEVRWLPNALAGTAVFRFENA; encoded by the coding sequence ATGAGCGAACAATCCACCCTGGAAGCTCTGGCGCGCCTAGTGCCAGCGGGCTCGCGCGTGCTGGACCTGGGCTGCGGCAACGGGGCCATGCTGTCGTATTTGCAACGCGAGCGCGGCTGCACCGGCTATGGCGTGGAGATTGACGACGCCAACGTGCTGGCCTGCGTGCAGCGCGGGGTCGATGTGATCCAGCTCAACCTGGACGAAGGCCTGGCGATGTTTGGAGACAACAGCTTTGACGTGGTGCTGCAGATCGACACCTTGCAACACCTGCGCAACGCCGAAGTGATGCTGCGCGAAACCGCCCGCGTGGGCCGCACCGGTGTGGTGGCCTTCCCCAACTTTGCGCACTGGCCCAACCGGCTGTCCATCCTGCAAGGGCGCATGCCCGTCACGCGCCGCCTGCCCTACCAGTGGTACGACACGCCCAACATCCGCGTGGGCACGTACAAAGACTTTGAGGTGCTGGCGCACAAGAACCGCCTGCGCATCCTCGACTCCTTCGGGCTACAAGACGGGCAGGAAGTGCGCTGGCTGCCCAATGCACTGGCAGGCACGGCGGTGTTCCGCTTCGAAAACGCCTGA